GTGGACCTCGACGACGAGGTCGCCCCGGGCATGCGCATCATCCAGCTGACCCCGCCCGGCTCGCGCTGTTCCATCGCGATGCTCCACGGGATGCCCGCGGCCCCCGGGATGAAGGAGATGGCGCCGGGCACGCTGCAGGGCCTCCAGGTCTGTGTCACCGACATCGAGGCGGCCCGTGCGGAACTGGTGGACCGAGGTGTCGACGTCTCCCCCGTCCGCCACGTCGGCGCCACCGGCTGGGAGGACGGCAAGGGCGAGACCTGGAACTCGTTCATGTCCTTCGAGGACCCGGACGGCAACGGCTGGGTGGTCCAGGAAGCCCCGTCGGAGCTGTCGGAACGCTGAGGGAGCGGGCGCGGCGAGCCCGGCCGTGTCCGCCCGGTGGAATCATGCGGCGCCGCGCCCCGCGGCGCGGCATGATCCCGGCATGCTGATCACCCATGAAGGCTGCTCGCCGACGGTCCATCCCACCGCCTATGTCGCCCCGACCGCGACCCTGTGCGGGGACGTGCGCGTCGGGGCGGGATGCCGGGTGCTGTTCGGGGCCGTACTCACCTCCGAGGGCGGGCCGGTGGAGGTGGGCGACGGCAGCATCGTGATGGAGAACGCCGTCCTGCGCGGCACCCGGCGCGATCCGCTGATCCTGGGACGGCAGGTCCTGGTGGGTCCCACCTCCTGTCTGACGGGCTGCCGGGTCGAGGACGAGGTCTTCCTCGCCACCGGCAGCCGCGTCTTCAACGGAGCCCGTATCGGGACCCGCTCCGAGGTGCGGATCAACGGCATCGTGCACCTGCGCACCGTGCTGCCCGCCGACTCGACGGTGCCGATCGGCTGGGTCGCCGTCGGCGACCCCGCACGCATCCTCCCGCCCGACGACCACGCCACGATCTGGGCGGTGCAGAAGGAACTGGACTTCCCCGGCTACGTGTTCGGGCTGGACCGCCCGGCCGACGGCGAGAGCCTGATGCCGGCCGTCTCCGAGCGCTTCGGGCGGGCCCTCGGCCGTCACCGCGACGACCAGGAGATCTGAACCCCGGCGACCCGCCCGGCTCTCCGCTCCGAGGACGCGTTCACATCATCCTCGTGCGGGCCCGCCGGCGACCCGGGGCAGGCCCGTCACGGCCATCACGAGCGAGTACAACGAGGTGGTCGCCGTGATGAAGAGCCGGTTGTTCTTCGGCCCGCCGAAGGCGATGTTGGAGACCGGCTCGGGCACGTGCAGCCGGCCGATGAGGGTGCCGTCCGGGTCGTAACAGTGCACGCCGTCGTCGAACGCGGCAGCCCACAGCCGTCCCTCGTCGTCCATGCGGATGTTGTCGAACCCGCCGTCGGTACGCTCGGCGAACACCTTCCCGTCGGAGAGCGTGCCGCCCTCAGGCACGTCGAAGACGCGGATCTGACGCGCACGCGTGTCGGCGACGTACAACTGCCGTTCGTCCGCGGAGAAGACCAGGCCGTTCGGCCCACCGAAGCCGTCCGCGACCCGGCGGACCTCGGCGGTCACCGGATCGATCCGGTAGACGTCGCAGCTGCCGAGCTCGCTCTCGGCCCGATATCCCTCGTAGTCGCTGGTGATCCCGAAGTCGGGGTCCGTGAACCAGACCGAGCCGTCGGAGCGTACGACGGAGTCGTTCGGGCTGTTGAGGCGCTTGCCCTCGAAGCGGTCGGCGAGCACGGTCACACGGCCGTCGTGCTCGGTGCGGGTGACGCGGCGGTTCCCCTGCTCACAGCTCACCAACCGGCCTTCGCGGTCCAGCGTGTTGCCGTTGATGTGCCCGGCCGGTGAGCGGAAGACGCCGATCGCGCCCGTCGCCTCGTCCCAGCGCAGGAGACGGTCGTTGGGGATGTCGCTCCAGATCAACTGCCGCCAGGCGGGCAGATAGAGCGGGCCCTCGGCCCAGCGGCAGTCGGCGTGGAGGCGCTCCAGCCGGACGTCCCCGTTGGTGCACCTGCCGGTACGGAAACGCTCGTCCAGGACCTCGTACAGATTGTTGACCATCTCGCCGGACACAGTCCACCCCTCACCCGCTGGAACCGAATGCCGTTCAGTACAACCTCAATATGCCAGAACCAGATATGGTGTGGCCATGGGGATGGTGAACGGAATCGTGGACGAGACCGACCGCGCGCTGATCGCGGAGCTCCAGCGCGACGCCACGCAGGCGTACGCGGCGCTCGGCGCGGCGGTCGGCCTCTCGGCGGGCGCGGCTCACGAGCGCGTACGCAAACTGCGGGAGCGCGGCGTCATCCGCCGGACGACGGTGGAGGTCGAACCGGCCGCACTCGGGCAGGGCGTCCTCGCTTTCGTGATGGTCGACTCGTCGGCCTGGATGGGTGATTCGGCCGCGGCCTTCGCCGCCATCCCCGAGATCCAGGAGGCGCACGTCATCGCCGGCGCGGCCTCGGTCCTGGTGAAGGTGCGCACGGGCACGACCGAGCAGTTGCAGCAGGTCCTGCGCCGGCTGTACGCCATCGAGGGCGTGAGCGGGACACAGGCGACCGTCGCGTTGGAGACCTTCTTCGAACGGCCGGTCTCCGCCGGCTGACGCCCCGGGGTGAGGGGTGCACGGGCCCCGCACAGCCGCTGCGCATACCCTGCGGCCGTGGAACAGGCCGAAGAGAACATGGGCAGCGCCGTCAGCACTCAACTGCGGCGGCTCGTCCAGGACATGGGTATCGACGCGACGTGGGCCGACCGCGGCCACGCCGACATCGTCGAGGTGGTCATCGCCGAGCCGGGGGAAGATCTGGCACAGCTGCCCGGCGCTCTCGTGCTGGCCGTCGGTGCGCGCGGCGCCGACGCGGTGGACGCCGTGCGGGCGGCGAGCGGGGCCGGGGCCGTTGCCGTGGCTGTCAGGGCCGGCGCGGACGGGCGGTTGCCGGAGCCGGTACGCCGGGCCGCCGACGAGGCCGGCATCGCCGCACTGGGCATTCCGGACGGCGTTCGCTGGGACCGGGTGGCGGCGGACGTCCGCGGCCTGGTGGAGGGCGCGGCGCGCGGCCCCGCGCCCGACCGCCGAGGCGACCTCTTCTCGCTGGCCCAGACCGTGGCCACCCTGACGCACGGTGTGGTCAGCATCGAGGACGGGGCGCACCGCGTCATGGCGTACTCGGACTCCGGTGACGAGGCCGACGAGCTGCGCCGCCGTTCCATCCTGGGGCGCACCTGCCCCGAGCCGTACCTCGCGATGCTCCGGCAGTCGGGGGTCTTCCGGCGGGTACGCGACGGCCAGGACGTCGTCCAGGTCGAGGCGCGGCCCGAACTGGGGGGACGCCGCCGGCTCGCCATCGGCATCAACGCCGGCAGCCGGCCGCTCGGCACGATCTGGGTGCAGGAGGGGTCCCGGCCGCTCGCCGACCGGTCGGACGAGGCGCTGCGCGGCGCCGCCCGGCTCGCCGCCTCGCAGTTGGTCGACCACTGGTTCCACGGCGACTCGGCCGCCCGTCTCCCGTCCCGTGCGGGCCTCGCGCACGGTCTGCTGACCGGCCGGTTCAACTCGGCCGCACTCGCCGCGCACCTGGGGATCGCGCCCACCGCCACGGCTGCCGTCGTCGCGTTCGATCTGCGGGAGCCCGGAAGCAGTGATGCCACCTGGCGGGACGCCCGGCGGGCCGAAGCGGCCGAGATCGTCTCCGTACACGCCGCGTCCTACCGGCGCAGCGCCCTCGTCGCGGAGGCGTGCGGGCAGATCTACGCCATGCTGCCCGAGTCGTCCGCCTGCCCGCGGGGGGACGACGGGGCGCTCACGCGCTGGGCCGAGGATCTGGTGGGGGCGCTGCGCCGCCATCTGCGCACCCCGGTCCAGGCCGTGGTCGCAGGAACCGCCGCGCGGCTCGACGACATCCCGGACGTGAAGCTGCGCGGTCACCACGGTCTGCGGGTGCTCGCCCGCACCCCGGACCGGCAGGTCGCCACCCACGGCGACCTGACCGCCTCCCTCATGGTGCGCGACGTGGTAGACCTGCTGGCCCGCAGCCCCGGCATCCGCCATCCCGCCCTGGAGGAACTGGCCGGCCACGACGCCCGCACCGGGACCGAGTTGTGCCGCTCACTCCTCCAGTACCTGGACGCCTTCGGTGACGTGGCGGCGGCGGCGAAGGAACTGAACGTGCATCCCAACACCCTGCGCTACCGGATACGCAAGGCGGTCACCCTGACCGGCCTCGACCTGGACGATCCGGAGCACCGGCTCGCCGCCGTACTCCAGTTGAGGCTGTCCCTGGCACCGCCGGGCACCAGCCCGTTCCCCGGCGGGTGACCGGGAGCGGCCGGCCGAGCCCGGTGACCGGTGTGGCCTGATTCCGGCAGGGGCGACTGTCCAGTCGTACAGCCGAGGGCGTCCATCCCTGTCCGGCCGGACAACCAACGGACGGGCGGCGGTGGTTAGGTTCACATCCCGTTCGCGTTCTGCGACGGCGAGCCTCCACCTCCCCGAAACCGGAGCAGACCCATGACCGAATCCGTCGGCACGCCCCCACGGACCGCACCCGTGGAATCCGCCGAATCCCCTGCCGGCATGCGGCGCATCGCCACCGCGAGCTTCATCGGCACGGCCATCGAGTTCTACGACTACTACATCTACGGCACGGCAGCCGCTCTCGTACTCAACGAGGCGTTCTTCCCCGAGCTCTCGAAGACCGCGGGCACCCTGGCCACCCTCTCCACCTTCGCCGTCGGGTTCGCCGCACGCCCCCTCGGCGCGGCGGTCTTCGGCCACTTCGGAGACCGCGTGGGGCGCAAGGCCGTGCTCGTCGTCTCACTGCTGATGATGGGGCTCTCCACCGGTCTGATCGGCCTCCTCCCCGGATACGCCACGCTCGGTGTCTGGGCTCCGGTCCTGCTGGTGCTGCTCCGGGTGGTCCAGGGACTCGGGCTGGGCGGCGAGTGGGGCGGCGCGGCACTCCTCGCCGTCGAACACGCACCGAAGAAGAAGCGCGGCCTGTACGCGGCGGCTCCCCAAATGGGCTCCCCCGTCGGCTACTTCTTCGCCACGGTGACGTTCCTGCTGATGTCGACCCTCCTCGACGACGCCTCGTTCGCGAGCTGGGGCTGGCGCATCCCCTTCCTGCTCTCCTTCGTCCTCGTCGCGGTCGGCCTGGTCATCCGGCTGAAGATCTCCGAGACTCCGGCCTTCTCGAAGGTGGTGGAGCACCGGGAGACGACCAAGGCCCCGCTGCTGGATGCCTTCCGCCACCACCCGAAGGAGATGCTGCTCGGCGCGGGCATGATCACCGTGGTGTACGTGATGTTCTACACGGCCGCGACGTACTGCATGACGTACACGACCGGCACCCTGGGCATCCCGAAGAACGACATGCTCGCCCTCACCCTGGTCGCCGTCACCGTGCTCGGCCTGTCCACGTTCTTCGTCGCCCGCTGGTCGGACCGGGTCGGCCGCCGCAAGCTGATCATCGCGGGCGCCGCCTTCGGTGTGGTCTGGGGTGCGGTGCTCTTCCCGCTCCTGGACACCGGCAACTACGTCCTGGTCGCGATCGCGCTGAGCGGCGCCCTGCTCTGCATGGGCATCATCTACGGACCGGCGGGCGCCTACATGCCCGAGCTGTTCGGCACCCGTATGCGCTATTCGGGTGCCGGGTTCTCGTACAACCTCGGTGGTGTGCTCGGCGGCGCCGCGGCGCCACTGATCGTCACGGCGCTGGCCGAGGCGTACAGCCCGTCGGTGGGCGGCTGGTTCATGAGTGCCATGGCCCTGCTCTCGCTGGTCTGTGTCCTCGCCCTCCCCGAGACCAGGGAACGCGACCTCGACACGGTCTGAACACCGACCGCCGCCCGCAGGGACGTCCCCTCCTCGTGCGGCTCCCGCGGACACGGCCCGTACCGGGACTGCGGTACGGGCAGTGTTCCGGGTACGCCCCGGGGAGCCGGACCGCCGCTGTACGGACACAGTGGACGGAGACGACATCAGCGGAAGCGGAGACGCCATGGAGAGCAAGGACACCGGGACCGGGCTGCGCTGTCTGGTGACAGGGGCGACGGGATACATCGGAGGCCGGCTCGTGCCCGAGCTGCTTGACGCCGGGCACCGCGTGCGCTGCCTGGCGCGTACCCCCGAGAAGCTGCGGGACCAGCCCTGGGCGGACAGGGTGGAGACCGTCAAGGGCGACGTGACCGACGCGGAGTCGCTGCGCGCCGGCATGCGGGACATCGACGTCGCCTACTACCTGGTGCACGCGCTGGGCACCGGCGCCGGTTTCGAGGAGAAGGACCGCGAGGCCGCGCGGACCTTCGGCCGGGAAGCGCGGACCGCGGGCATCCGGCGCATCGTGTATCTCGGCGGACTCACTCCCTCGGACGTCCCGGAGACGGAGCTGTCCCCGCATCTCCGCTCCCGGGCCGAGGTCGGCCGCATCCTCCTCGACTCCGGTGTGCCGACCACCGCGCTGCGCGCCGCCGTCATCATCGGCTCGGGGTCCGCCTCCTTCGAAATGCTGCGCTACCTCACCGAGCGGCTGCCGGTGATGGTCACGCCCAGCTGGGTGTCGACGAGGATCCAGCCGATCGCCGTCCGCGACGTCCTGCGCTATCTCGTGGGCAGTGCCCGGATGCCGGACGAGGTGAACCGCACCTTCGACATCGGCGGACCCGACGTCATCACGTACCGCGACATGATGCAGCAGTACGCGCGGGTGGCCGAGTTGCCGCACCGGCTGATCCTGCCGGTGCCGATGCTGAGTCCGGGGCTCTCCAGCCACTGGATCGGGCTGGTCACCCCGGTGCCCCGGTCGCTCGCCCGCCCGCTCGCCGAGTCGCTGCGCCACGAGGTGGTGTGCCACGAGCACGACATCGCCCGCTACGTCCCCGACGGGCCCGGGCAGCCCTTCTCCTTCGACACCGCGCTCGCCCTCGCCCTGCAGAGAGTCCGCGAGGCCAACGTGACCACCCGGTGGTCCTCCGCGTCGACGCCGGGCATTCCCAGTGACCCGCTGCCCACCGACCCGGACTGGGCGGGCGGCAGCCTCTACAGCGATGAGCGGGAATGCGACGTCGATGCCACGCCCGCGGCGCTCTGGCGCGTCATCGAGGGCATCGGCGGCGACAACGGCTGGTACTCGTTCCCGCTGGCCTGGGCCGTGCGGGGCTGGCTCGACCGGATGATCGGCGGCGTGGGACTGCGCCGCGGCAGGCGGGACGCGGCGCGGCTCAGGGTCGGTGACTCACTGGACTTCTGGCGGGTCGAGGAGATCGAGCCCGGGCACCTGTTGCGGCTGCGCGCCGAGATGCGCCTGCCGGGTCTGGCCTGGCTGGAGATGTACTGCGAGGAGGGCCCGAACGGACGGGCCCACTACCGGCAGCGGGCGGTCTTCCACCCGCGCGGGCTGCTGGGCCACGCCTACTGGTGGAGCGTCTCCCCGTTCCACGCGGTCGTCTTCGGCGGCATGGCGCGCAACATCGCACGCGCGGCCACCACTGCCACGCCACCCACACAGGTGAAATCCGCGGCACTTCGCTGAACCGCGCATCCGGGAGGCCCGGTGGAACAGAAGGGTGTCACTGTTCCGCTTCGAGTCCCACCAGAGGTGCCACCATGACCGTCGCAGTCGTCCTGTTCACGTCCAATCTGCGGCTGCACGACAATCCGCCCCTGCACACGGCCATCGGCGCGGCGGACGAGGTGGTTCCGCTGTTCGTCCTGGACGAGGACATCGCGGACTCGGGTTTCGGTGTGCCCAACCGTCGGGCCTTCCTCGCGGACTGTCTGCGCGACCTCGACGCCGGCCTCCGTGACCGGGGAGGACGCCTGGTGATCCGCTCGGGCCGGCCGGCCGAGGAAGTCTGCCGTGTCGCCGCCGAGGTGTCGGCCCACGACGTGTACACGGCCGCGGGAGTGACGGCGTACGCGCACCTGCGCGAGGAGCGGCTCCGCACCGCGCTGGAGGCGCAGGGTCGCCGGCTGCACGTCCACGACGGCGTGGTCACCGCCGTCGCCCCGGGCGCGGTGACCCCGACGGGCTCGGGTTCCGACCACTTCGCGGTGTTCACACCGTACTTCCGGCGGTGGTCCGGAGAACCGGTCCGGGAGGCGTTCCCGGCACCGCGTGCCGTACGCGTCCCGGACGGCCCCGGATCGGAGGCCGTCCCCTCCCGTACGGCCGTTCCGGGTGTCGCCGAAGGGCTGGCCCCGGGCGGCGAGACCGAGGCACGCAAGCGGTTCACCGCGTGGCTGAGGCACGGAATCACGGAGTACGAGGACCTTCACGACGATCTCGCGGGCGACGCCACCTCACGGTTCTCCCCCCATTTGCACTTCGGCACCCTCTCCCCCGTCGAAGTGATCCACCGGGCCCGCGCGGCGGGCGGTGCGGGCGCCGACGCCTTCGTACGACAGGTGTGCTGGCGGGACTTCCACCATCAGGTCCTCGCCGCCCGTCCGGCCGCCGCGCACGCCGACTACCGGGCTCGGCAGGACCGGTGGCGCACCGAGCGGTCAGCGGCCGACGAGATCGAGGCGTGGAAGGAGGGCCTGACCGGCTACCCGGTCGTGGACGCCGCCATGCGGCAGCTGCGTCACGAGGGATGGATGCACAACCGCGGACGTCTGCTCACCGCGAGCTTCCTCGCCAAGACCCTGTACGTCGACTGGCGGATCGGTGCGCGGCACTTCCTGGACCTGCTGGTGGACGGCGATGTCGCCAACAACCAGCTCAACTGGCAGTGGGTGGCCGGCACGGGCACGGACAGCCGGCCCAATCGCGTGCTCAACCCCGTACTCCAGGGCAAGCGGTACGACCCCGAGGGCGCGTACGTACGCCGCTGGGTGCCCGAGCTGAGCGGGATCGAGGGCGGTGCCGTGCACGAGCCGTGGAAGCTGACGGGGCTGGACCGCGCCCGGTACGACTATCCGGAGCCCGTCGTGGAGCTCGCCGAGGGGCTTGCGCGGTTCAAGGAGGCACGCGGTCTGTCGTGAGGCACCCGGAAGAGCTGCTCATGAGCCACCGGGGAAGCGGCCCGGAAGCCGCCGGGAGGGCTGCCCGTACCCGCGATCCCGCCGCCCGTACCGCATCCCTTTCGTACGACTGGGGCCGTGGTGTTGTCCTCGGTGGAGCACGACGGCCCGCCGCCGAGGATCTAGCGTCTCGGGAACCACCCCGAGGCGAGGAGCGGCACGTGAACTGGCTCATCCATGACTACCGCGAGGACGATCTGGCGGCGGTCGTCCATCTCATCGACACGACGGCGGACCTCGGCCAGGAGTCCGTCTTCCCGCTCGCCGAGTGCATCAGCGCCCTGACCTCCCGTCAGCCCGCGGTGGTCGCCGTCCACCGCGGCCGGCCCATCGGCGCGGCGCTGGCCCATGTGTCCGGCGGCCGGGCCTGGGTGATGCGGATCGCCATCGAGCCGGCCTGGCGCGGCCGGGGCCTGGCCAGCGCACTGCTGGTGGAGCTCGAACGCCGGCTGATCGAGGCGCGGGTGCGCCGCATCGCCTATGTGCTGGCGGAGGAGGAAATGCTGGGTGAGGGGCTGCGGAAGGCGGGGTACACGCGGCGGCCCGCAGTCGCCTACTTCGAGAAGGCAGAACCGGCCACGGGCACCCCGGCCGACCTCCTGACGGAGCTGGGCGGGCGGGTGCTGTCCGGTGACCTGTGGGACAAGGTGGCCGGCATGGAGGCGGAGAAGAGTCTCATCGAGCGCCGTGTCGTCATGCCGCTGGCCGAACCCGAGCGGGCGGCCCGGCACGGCGTCGTACCGCCCCGAGCCATCACCCTGTTCGGCCCGCCGGGCACCGGCAAGACCACCTTCGCCCGGGCCATCGCCTCGCGCCTCGGCTGGCCCTTCGTCGAGCTTCTGCCGTCCCGCCTGGCCGACGAGGGCAATCTCGCCGCCGCACTGCGCACGGCGTTCGCCCGGATCGCCGAGCTGGAACGGGTGCTGGTCTTCATCGACGAGGTCGAGGAGATAGCACCCGTACGCGGGGAGCGTCCGGAGCCCGGCATGCATGGCGTCACCAATGAACTCCTCAAGCTCATCCCCGGCTTCCGGGAGCGGGACGAGCGGCTTCTGGTGTGCGCCACCAACTCCATCCGGTCCCTCGACCCGGCCTTCCTGCGGCCGGGCCGGTTCGACTACCTCGTCCCGATCGGCACCCCGGACGCCGCGGCCCGTGCGGCGATCTGGTCGCGGTATTCGGCCCGGCGGGACGACGTCGACGTGGACGCGCTGGTCGCGGCGAGCGAGCTGTTCACCCCGGCCGACATCGAACACGCGGCCCGGACGGCGGCCCAGGCCGCCTTCGAACGCGACTTCGCCGAGGCCGGCGCGGATACCGGGGACTACCTCGCCGCCCTCGGCCAGTGCCGGCCGACCGTCACCCCGGCCGTCGTCGCCGAGTTCGCCGCCGACATCACCACGCACGCCCGGACCTGAGAGGACATGGGGCTGCTCGGCGCCATCGTGCCCCCGTACGGACCCGGCCCGTCGGCGCGTCATGACGGAGCGGGGCAGCTCGCCGGGCAGACTTTCCCCATGGCCAACGTAACGAAAGCAGTCCTCGAAGGCGGCCCCGACGATCTTCCGGAGCGGATCGTCCCCGTCGACGAACCCGGGCTCGACATCAAGATCCCGTTCCGCGGCGGGTACGAGCACTTCAAAGCGACGGACCGTCACGAGGAGACGGACAAGGGTCAGTTGCCCGTGTACACGTGGTGGGAGCGCACGGAGGTACCCGGCTGACCGCAGCCCGACCGATACGTTGCGGACACTCCCGACAGGCCCTAGCGCTCCAGTGCGCAGCCGGTGGCTGCCCGCGCATAGGAGTGCAGCGCGCTGATCACCTCCGGCCGCGACCGCCGGCCGGCAAGCACGTCCATCTGGTAGCCGTCCTCCATCGCCACGAAGTTCGAGGCGGTCATGCGCGTCGTGTCCGACAGCGTGAAGTGGCCCTGGGACTCGCCGAGCACCAGGATTCCCTGGTAGACCCCGATCTGGCGCTCCGTCAGAACGCTGTCGAGGGCAGCGGCCTTCGGGTCCCGCAGGGTGCGGGGCCAGTACTCGAAGAGAAGTCGTGGCAGCTGGTCCTGCGGGCCGGCTGCCACGCCGGACGCGATGCAGGTACGCAGCCGGTCCCGCGCGTCCGTGTGCTGCTCGGCAGCCGCGTCGCGGTCCCGGCAGAACCGCTCGATGGCCTGCTGGAAGGTCTCGTACATCAGCGCGTCGAGGTCTTCGTAGTAGTAGAGGACCGCCGCGGGCGTGACACCCGCCTCCTCGGCCACGTCCCGCAGCCGCAGCCCTTCGAGGCCCCGGCTCAGCAGTGCCCGTCCGGCGGCCTCGCTCAGCTGCGCCCGCCGCGCCTCCTGGTCCTTGCGCCGTGCCACCGCGCCCCTCGCTCTCTCATTCACTGAAGCAGAACGAAAAGATACCTCTCCAGGGCTTGACCGCGCCATCGGCGTTTCGTTAAATCACCGTTTAACGAATCGAGGTCGCCTCGTGCCACCTCCTCCTGGAAGGCAGTCATGACCACAGACGCCGTCGGGGCCGCACCGGAGCCCCCGCCCCACGCCCCACCACTGACCGAGAAGGGACTGCGGGGCGACTCCGTCGGCCTGCTCGCCACGGTCGCGCTCGGACTGGCCTCCGTGGCCCCGGCGTACAGCATCGCCATCACTCTGGGCCTGGTGACCCTGGTGGTCGGCGATCTCGCCCCCGCCGCCCTGCTCCTCGGCTTCGTCCCGATCCTGCTCACCGCGTTCGCCTTCCGGGAGCTGAACCGGGAGATGCCCGACTGCGGAACCACCTTCGTATGGAACACCCGCGTCTTCGGCCCCGCCTTCGGCTGGCTCGCGGGCGGCTGGACGGTCCTGTGCGCCACCGTCATCGCCATGACCGCGCTCGCCCAGGTCGGCGCGTCCGCCCTGCTCGGCTTCCTGGGCCTGGACGCGGCGGCCGGCAGCACCCCGGCCGTCACCGCCGTCGCGGTGCTGCTGCTCGCGCTGGCGGTCGCCGTCGCCTACCGAGGGATCCAGCTCGCCGCCCACGTCCAGTACGCGATGCTCGGGCTCCAGCTCGTCGCCCTGCTCGCGTTCGGCGTCACGGCGCTCGCCCGCGACGGTGCGGCCTCCCCGTCCCTGAGCTGGCTCGACCCCTTCGGCTTCGACAGCTTCGCGTCCTTCTCGGAGGCGGTCCTGCTGTGCCTCTTCATCTACTGGGGCTGGGACGCGCTCATCACCTTCAACGAGGAGACGGTCGACAGCGCGCGCACCCCGGGCAGGGCGGCCGTGACATCCACTCTGATCCTGCTCGTCACCTACCTGTTCACCGCCTTCGCCGCGGTCTCCTTCGCCGGCACCGGGAGCTCGGGGCTCGGACTGGGGAACGAGGAGACGGCCGCCGATGTCCTCACCGGTCTCGCGCCCGCGGTACTCGGCGACGGCCTGGCCTCACTGGTACAGCTCGCCATCGGGGTCTCGGCCGTCGGCGCCCTGCTGACGTGCACGGTCTCCACTCCGCGCGCCACGCTGTCCATGAGTGCGCACGGCGCCCTCCCCGCCGCCTTCGGCCGCATACATCCCCGCTTCCGGACCCCCGCATTCGGCACGGTGTTCTTCGGCGCCGCGGCGGCCGTCGTGCTGACTCTCCTCACGCTGGTCTCCGCGGACTTCCTCGGCGACGCCGTGCTCTCGGTCGGCCTGCTGATCGCCTTCTACTACGGCGTCACCGGACTCGCCTGCGCCTGGCACTTCCGCGGACACCTGCGCCGCTCCCCGCGCGACCTGCTCGTCAAGGGCGTCATGCCGGCCACGGGCGGCCTGATGATGCTGGCGGCCTTCCTGCGCAGTGCCTACGACATGCTCGACCCCGCCTACGGCTACACGTCCCTTGGCGGTGTCGGCGGAGTCTTCCTGCTCGGCGTCGGCTCCCTCGCGCTCGGGGCGGTCGTCATGCTCCTCATCCGCTCCCGCCACGCCCGCTTCTTCCACCACGGCCGTACGTCCGTCGTCACCCTGCCCGCCACGGAGAACTGAACACCCATGCGCACACTCGCCATCGCCGCCGTCCAGACCACCCCCGTACCGCACGATCTGCGCGCCACCTGGGAGCGCTTTGCCGACCGGGTACGCGCGGTGCGCGACACCTTTCCCCATGTGCAGCTCGTTGTCGTGCCCGAGCTGATGCTCGCCGCCGAGGCGCCGCTGCTCCAGGCCCGCGCCGACTGGATGCGGGAGGCCGCCGTGGCGATCCCGGGCCCGCTCACCGACCGCGTCTGCGCCCTGGCCCGGGAGACCGGTCTGTGGCTGATACCCGGCAGCCTCTACGAGCGGGCCGACGACGGGAACACGTACAACACCGCCCTCGCGGTCTCCCCGGCAGGCGAGATCGTGGCCCGGTACCGCAAGATCTTCCCGTGGCAGCCGTACGAACAGGCCAGCCCCGGCAGTGAGTTCGTCGTCTTCGACCTGCCCGGGATCGGACGTGCCGGCCTCGCCGTCTGTTACGACGGCTCGTTCCCGGAGACCGCCAGGCAGCTCGCCTGGCTCGGCACCGAGGTCATCC
The Streptomyces sp. NBC_00234 DNA segment above includes these coding regions:
- a CDS encoding carbon-nitrogen hydrolase family protein, encoding MRTLAIAAVQTTPVPHDLRATWERFADRVRAVRDTFPHVQLVVVPELMLAAEAPLLQARADWMREAAVAIPGPLTDRVCALARETGLWLIPGSLYERADDGNTYNTALAVSPAGEIVARYRKIFPWQPYEQASPGSEFVVFDLPGIGRAGLAVCYDGSFPETARQLAWLGTEVILQPTLTTTRDRDMELVCARANAWTNQLYVVNLNAADPAGVGASAIVDPEGTVRQQAGTGEEVLVDVLDLDTVARVRAYGSAGLNRPWAQLARYGERIHLPMYGGTFRPTPHH